A part of Argonema galeatum A003/A1 genomic DNA contains:
- the coaBC gene encoding bifunctional phosphopantothenoylcysteine decarboxylase/phosphopantothenate--cysteine ligase CoaBC has product MSINPKSKIPNPLFRRVLIGIGGGIAAYKVCEVVSALAKSGVEVRVILTDAACEFITPLTLATLSRHPAFTDKDFWQPVHGRPLHIELGEWAEVFAIAPVTANTLAKLAHGFADNLLTNTVLASTCPILLAPAMNTDMWEQATVQRNWQQVLTDRRYHSVGPGAGILACDRIGYGRMAEHKEILPHIQSLLQTGGKRDLAGKRVLISAGGTREHLDTVRFIGNPSTGKMGLAVSQAALHRGASVTLVHAPATWETPLGVRDVPVTSAAEMQKAMLECFPNADLIIMSAAVADVKPANYADEKLPKKLLPTSLPLEQVPDIVAELGKLKQPHQRLIGFAAQTGDIVKPALDKLWGKKLDAIVANPIDKSDSGFGSDNNQAIFIDTKGRQLEIAPCSKLEMAHRLFDFVQYGG; this is encoded by the coding sequence ATGTCTATTAATCCAAAATCTAAAATCCCAAATCCTCTATTCAGACGGGTACTAATTGGTATAGGCGGCGGTATAGCCGCTTATAAAGTCTGTGAGGTCGTTTCTGCGCTGGCAAAATCAGGGGTCGAGGTGCGAGTCATCTTAACGGATGCTGCTTGTGAATTTATTACGCCTTTGACTCTAGCCACGCTTTCTCGTCATCCAGCTTTCACGGATAAAGATTTTTGGCAACCAGTACACGGAAGACCGCTGCATATAGAATTGGGAGAATGGGCAGAGGTTTTTGCGATCGCTCCGGTCACAGCTAACACTTTAGCGAAACTCGCTCACGGTTTTGCCGATAACCTGCTGACGAATACGGTGTTAGCTTCTACCTGTCCAATTTTATTAGCTCCGGCGATGAATACGGATATGTGGGAACAGGCGACGGTGCAAAGGAATTGGCAACAAGTTCTCACAGATAGAAGATATCACAGCGTTGGGCCTGGTGCAGGGATTTTGGCGTGCGATCGCATCGGTTATGGTCGCATGGCAGAACATAAAGAGATTTTGCCACACATTCAATCCTTATTGCAAACTGGCGGTAAACGAGATTTAGCAGGAAAACGAGTATTAATTAGTGCTGGCGGAACGAGAGAACACTTAGATACCGTGCGTTTTATCGGCAATCCTTCCACTGGCAAAATGGGATTAGCCGTTTCACAAGCAGCACTCCATCGAGGTGCATCAGTAACCCTGGTACACGCACCAGCTACCTGGGAAACGCCTCTAGGTGTCCGAGATGTTCCAGTTACCAGTGCGGCAGAGATGCAAAAAGCGATGTTGGAATGTTTTCCTAATGCTGATTTAATTATAATGTCAGCAGCAGTGGCGGATGTGAAACCAGCTAATTACGCTGACGAGAAATTGCCGAAAAAATTGCTGCCAACTTCTTTACCTTTGGAACAAGTGCCAGATATTGTGGCAGAGTTGGGAAAATTGAAGCAACCCCATCAACGCTTAATCGGATTTGCAGCACAAACAGGGGATATTGTCAAGCCTGCATTAGATAAATTGTGGGGAAAGAAATTGGATGCCATTGTTGCCAATCCTATTGATAAATCCGATAGCGGTTTTGGCAGCGATAATAATCAGGCGATATTTATAGATACAAAAGGACGACAGTTAGAAATTGCACCTTGTTCAAAATTAGAAATGGCGCATCGGTTGTTTGATTTTGTGCAATATGGAGGCTAA
- a CDS encoding DUF29 family protein, with protein MNQELIDLRNCILEERYADALALVDELEGMSRQAILRNIQSFLLRMLIHLIKNQIEQRLTKSWAASIRDSIRQINKLNLQDNKTSYYVKQDEWESMLEDEFEAGIRDASVEAMNGVYSEEDLLEMVDREQIIITAKELLDLTYKYSVRELPGIINEYLTQLPGGENWK; from the coding sequence ATGAATCAGGAATTAATAGATTTAAGAAATTGCATCTTAGAGGAACGTTACGCAGATGCTTTGGCACTTGTCGATGAATTAGAAGGAATGAGTAGACAAGCGATACTACGCAATATCCAATCATTCTTACTCAGGATGTTAATTCACTTAATTAAAAACCAAATTGAGCAACGATTAACAAAATCTTGGGCTGCTTCTATTCGGGATTCAATCAGACAAATAAATAAACTGAATCTCCAAGACAATAAAACATCTTATTACGTCAAACAAGATGAATGGGAATCCATGCTTGAAGATGAATTTGAGGCAGGAATTAGAGATGCAAGTGTGGAAGCTATGAATGGTGTTTACAGCGAGGAAGATCTGCTAGAGATGGTAGATAGAGAGCAGATAATCATAACTGCAAAAGAACTGTTGGATTTGACATATAAATATTCAGTAAGGGAGTTACCTGGAATTATTAACGAATACTTGACTCAGTTACCAGGTGGGGAAAATTGGAAATAA
- a CDS encoding DUF29 family protein, with amino-acid sequence MTQELIDLRNSIVEERYADALAIVDDLEGMSKKGILRNIRSFLVRMLIHLIKNQIEQILTNSWAASISDSLIEIQDLNLQDNKVSYYVKPNEWESILVKALETAIRQASAEVLNRKLSPYQLSERVDKTQIIAISQQFLALTYEHSDETLPAIIDEYLTRLPGGENWKEGRQ; translated from the coding sequence ATGACACAGGAACTTATCGATTTAAGAAATAGCATTGTAGAGGAACGCTACGCAGATGCTTTGGCTATTGTAGATGACTTGGAAGGAATGAGTAAAAAAGGCATACTGCGAAATATCAGATCTTTTTTAGTCAGAATGCTAATTCATTTAATTAAAAACCAAATCGAACAAATATTAACCAATTCTTGGGCAGCTTCAATTTCAGATTCCCTCATTGAAATTCAGGATCTGAACTTGCAAGATAACAAAGTTTCGTACTACGTGAAACCCAATGAATGGGAGTCAATACTTGTCAAAGCACTTGAAACAGCGATTCGTCAAGCAAGTGCGGAAGTGCTAAATAGAAAATTAAGTCCATATCAGCTTTCAGAGAGAGTCGATAAAACACAGATAATCGCGATATCTCAACAGTTCCTCGCTTTGACATACGAGCATTCAGACGAAACATTACCTGCGATTATAGATGAATATTTAACTCGGTTACCAGGTGGGGAGAATTGGAAAGAAGGTAGGCAATAG
- a CDS encoding DUF29 family protein — protein sequence MTQELINLRNCILEERYADALAIVDDLEGMSKQAILRNIQSFLDRIMVHLIKNQVEQRLTNSWVASISDSIVQIKRLNLKENQTSYYVKAQEWESMLVKAIEAAIRPESVEVLNGRLKPSQLSKMVDRTNLIQASQQLLSLTYEHSDETLPDIVDEYLIQLPGGQDWFEDR from the coding sequence ATGACTCAGGAACTAATAAATTTAAGAAATTGTATCCTAGAAGAACGTTATGCAGATGCTTTGGCAATTGTAGATGACTTGGAAGGAATGAGCAAACAAGCTATTCTGCGGAATATTCAATCTTTCCTAGATAGGATAATGGTTCACTTAATTAAAAACCAAGTTGAGCAGCGATTAACTAATTCATGGGTGGCTTCGATTTCAGATTCTATTGTACAAATTAAGCGCCTGAATCTGAAAGAAAATCAAACTTCCTATTACGTTAAAGCACAGGAATGGGAGTCAATGCTTGTGAAAGCAATTGAAGCAGCTATTCGTCCGGAAAGTGTGGAAGTCCTAAATGGGAGATTAAAACCATCACAACTCTCAAAGATGGTCGATAGAACGAATTTAATCCAGGCATCTCAACAGTTGCTTTCTCTAACTTATGAACATTCAGATGAAACTTTACCAGATATCGTCGATGAGTATTTAATTCAGTTACCTGGTGGTCAAGATTGGTTTGAAGATAGATAG
- a CDS encoding alpha/beta hydrolase, which translates to MSLQVITVPPKSGKPPVGAIVSLHGWGANAQDLASVTPLLNLPDYEFLFPNAPFPHPHTSEGKAWYDFQKNSSGLAESRQLLTDWLTSLESRTGIPLDRTILSGFSQGGAMTLDVGLNLPLAGLVCLSGYLHTVSEEATNRSFPPVLIVHGRQDSIVPLNAAMKARDTLSSLGVAVQYQEFDMGHEVTPAVLNVMRSFVLQVMSSASPKVP; encoded by the coding sequence CTGTCTCTACAAGTCATTACCGTTCCACCGAAAAGCGGCAAACCTCCAGTGGGTGCGATCGTGTCTTTGCATGGCTGGGGTGCCAACGCGCAAGATTTGGCATCTGTAACACCTTTGTTGAATTTACCAGATTACGAGTTTTTGTTTCCCAACGCTCCTTTTCCTCACCCCCATACGTCAGAGGGAAAGGCGTGGTACGACTTTCAGAAAAATTCTTCCGGTTTGGCAGAAAGTCGGCAACTGCTGACTGACTGGCTTACCTCCTTGGAGAGTCGCACTGGCATTCCACTCGATCGCACAATTTTGAGTGGGTTTTCTCAAGGTGGGGCGATGACTCTTGATGTGGGGCTGAATTTGCCCCTGGCAGGCTTAGTTTGTCTAAGCGGCTATTTACATACGGTTTCTGAGGAGGCGACAAATCGTTCCTTTCCCCCTGTTTTGATCGTTCATGGCAGACAAGACTCGATCGTGCCTCTGAATGCTGCTATGAAGGCACGAGATACTTTATCCAGCTTGGGGGTAGCGGTGCAGTATCAAGAATTTGACATGGGGCATGAAGTTACACCGGCAGTTTTAAATGTAATGCGAAGTTTTGTGTTGCAGGTTATGTCATCTGCAAGCCCCAAAGTCCCTTAG
- a CDS encoding DUF2555 domain-containing protein, with translation MKTVNISKRDISVLTAADVAELAARLEQDDYANAFEGLDDWHLLRSIAFQRPDLVEPYIHLLDLEAYDEA, from the coding sequence ATGAAAACTGTAAACATTTCTAAGCGGGATATTTCTGTTTTGACGGCAGCAGATGTAGCTGAATTGGCTGCACGTCTGGAACAAGATGATTATGCTAATGCCTTTGAGGGTTTGGACGATTGGCATTTGCTACGATCGATCGCCTTTCAGCGTCCCGATTTAGTTGAGCCTTACATCCACCTGCTCGACTTAGAAGCCTACGATGAAGCATAA
- the purH gene encoding bifunctional phosphoribosylaminoimidazolecarboxamide formyltransferase/IMP cyclohydrolase: MSTRLALLSVSDKTNLIDFARKLVEEFEFDIISSGGTAQALKEAGIPVTKVADYTGSPEILGGRVKTLHPRIHGGILARRDFPEDLADLEANQIRPIDLVVVNLYPFEQTIAKSGVTLAEAIEQIDIGGPAMIRAAAKNYAHLTVLCNPDRYDAYLEELRQHGGEASVEFRQARALEAFSHTAAYDLAIATYLGDRSPLETFHETSLPQRFGLSGEQLQSLRYGENPHQPAAWYQTGTVKSGWAAATKLQGKELSYNNLVDLEAARRIIAEFTETPAATIIKHTNPCGTALGNSISEAYEKAFNADPVSAFGGIVALNKPIDAPTATALTKTFLECVVAPGCEPEAQEILSAKSKVRVLILPDLSGRPKETVRAIAGGFLVQSADDAIENPSQWEVVTEKQPTPEQLEELLFAWKVCKHVKSNAIVVTCDRTTLGVGAGQMNRVGSTKIALEQAAEKAQGAFLASDGFFPFDDSVRTAAAAGIIAIVQPGGSLRDKDSIDAANELGIVMVFTGIRHFLH, translated from the coding sequence ATGAGTACCCGTTTGGCACTTTTGAGTGTATCCGACAAAACTAATCTAATCGACTTTGCCCGGAAACTGGTTGAGGAATTTGAGTTCGATATAATCAGCAGCGGTGGAACTGCCCAAGCACTAAAAGAGGCTGGTATACCAGTTACAAAAGTTGCCGATTACACTGGTTCTCCTGAAATCTTGGGAGGACGAGTAAAAACTCTACACCCTCGCATTCATGGCGGTATTCTGGCACGTCGCGATTTTCCGGAAGATCTCGCAGATTTGGAAGCAAATCAAATTCGTCCGATTGATTTAGTGGTGGTAAATCTTTATCCATTTGAACAAACAATTGCCAAATCAGGTGTCACTTTGGCTGAGGCAATTGAGCAAATCGATATCGGTGGCCCTGCTATGATCAGGGCAGCGGCAAAAAATTACGCTCATCTGACGGTTTTGTGCAATCCCGATCGCTACGATGCTTACTTAGAGGAGTTGCGGCAGCATGGAGGAGAGGCGTCTGTAGAATTTCGGCAAGCGCGTGCTTTGGAAGCATTTTCGCACACTGCTGCTTACGATTTGGCGATCGCAACTTATCTCGGCGATCGATCGCCTCTAGAGACTTTTCATGAAACGTCTCTACCACAACGGTTTGGGCTTTCGGGAGAACAGCTGCAATCCCTACGTTATGGCGAAAATCCCCATCAACCCGCTGCATGGTATCAAACCGGAACAGTTAAGAGCGGTTGGGCAGCTGCTACTAAACTCCAAGGTAAAGAACTAAGCTATAATAACTTGGTGGATTTAGAAGCTGCACGGAGAATTATTGCTGAATTTACTGAGACTCCTGCTGCAACAATCATCAAACATACCAATCCCTGCGGCACAGCACTGGGAAATAGCATCTCAGAAGCTTATGAAAAAGCTTTCAATGCTGACCCTGTTTCGGCTTTTGGTGGTATTGTTGCTCTGAACAAACCGATTGATGCACCTACAGCAACTGCTTTGACAAAGACATTTTTAGAATGCGTTGTAGCGCCGGGATGCGAACCAGAAGCACAAGAAATTCTAAGTGCTAAATCGAAAGTCAGAGTTTTAATTTTGCCAGATTTGAGTGGTAGGCCGAAGGAAACAGTGAGAGCGATCGCAGGTGGTTTTCTAGTTCAATCTGCCGATGATGCGATCGAAAATCCCAGCCAATGGGAGGTAGTCACCGAGAAGCAACCAACGCCAGAACAGTTGGAAGAATTGCTGTTTGCCTGGAAAGTCTGCAAGCACGTTAAATCTAATGCTATTGTAGTAACGTGCGATCGCACAACTCTCGGTGTCGGTGCGGGTCAAATGAATCGGGTTGGTTCCACCAAAATTGCCTTAGAACAAGCGGCAGAAAAAGCTCAAGGTGCCTTTCTTGCTAGCGATGGTTTCTTCCCATTTGATGATTCTGTAAGGACAGCCGCAGCAGCGGGAATTATTGCCATTGTACAACCGGGTGGTAGTTTGCGCGATAAAGACTCGATCGATGCTGCTAATGAATTGGGTATTGTGATGGTCTTTACTGGCATCCGTCACTTTTTACATTAA